From Bradyrhizobium erythrophlei:
ACGCTTGGCGGCAAATCATCGGCCTTGCCGATGATGGCAATGTCGAACCGGGTGCGGCCCTTTTCGAAGCCGTTCCAGCTTGCCACGAGGCTTTCGAGGCTCAGCGTGAGGCCGAGTTCCTCGATTTCGGGCGGGCGCAGGCGCACCAGCGCGCCGCGCAGCGTTTCCATCATGCCCGCCGTGGTGCGCGAGATGCCCCGGCATTCCTCCAACAGCGGCGGACATTCGCGCTCCGCCGTATGGGCGGCGGCGGCGGCCTGCGCCGCGATGGCGGTCAGCGACTGGCCGAATTCGTCGTGCAATTCGCGGGCAAGATGGCGCCGCTCCTCGTCCTGCACGGCGATGAGCTTTCGCGTCAATGCGTTGCGTTCGGCGAGGGCGGCTTGCAGCTTCTGCGCCAACGCGTTGAAGACGTCGGAAATCGCCGAGAGTTCCGCAAGGTCGAAACTGGGCAGCCGTGCGGAAAGATCGTTCGCCGCAAGCTGCGTCAGCCCGGCGCGAATCACACGCGTCGGCCGCAGGGCGCGCGCGAGCGCGGCGTAGACCGCAAGGCAGAGCCCCACCAGCGCGAAAGCCATGATGGAGAGAAGGCGGCTGGTCTCGCGCCAGCTCTGGCCGATCTGCGTGGCGGGATCGAAGGTCGCGACCGCCACGCCGGAGGCGTTGCCTTCGACGAGAAGCGGCATCGAGACCGGCTGGCCGGGATGGAAGATGGCGCGATAGAGCGCGGTGAAACTTTCGGGCGCGACGGTCTCGTCGGCGAGCGCGCCGTTGCAAATACCCTGGCGGAAATCGCCGACCTTGTTCCGATAGGCGATGCAGAGGCCTGGTTCCATCAGCGGCGCTGCGACCCGCTGCAGATCCGGTGTCGCGTTGGCGGACAGCGAATACCATTGCGCCTGCGCCTGCTGCAGCGAGATGTCCTTGGCGACGATTTCGGCGATCCGGCTCGCCTTCGCCCTGGCGGCCCGGTCGCTGTCGACCAAGGCGTAGGCCGCGACCGCGAGAAGGCAAACCGCCGCCAGCGCCGCGACGCGCAATGTCAGCCGCAGCTTCAGATCGATGGCGCGCGCGGGGCCCGCCACGAATTCAGGGGCCTGTTGCAAGCTCCCTCCCATGTCCATCGCATTTAGAAGCAAATTTCGTCGGGAAGAAAGCACCGCAAGGTTAGATCGGGCATTTCACCCGGTCAATCCAGGGAAAACCGCCGTTTCGCGGGTGTGAAAGGTCGGCTGAGATCATGGGGAATTTGCAGCTTCAGGGGTCATTCATGCGCGGCATCACTTTCGTTCTCGCCCCAGCCATGATTGTTGCAGGGCTCACCGCCGCCAATGCGGCCGAACCTGCCGCACCGCAACCGATAAAACTTGCGGTGTTTCCGTTTGAACTGGAGGATTTCAGCGCCGCTGCGGCCTATACTCCCCCCGATGACATCGACCGCGAGCAATTGCGGCTTTCGACGGAAGAGGCGCGTCGGCTGATCGGGCAATCGGGACGCTATCAACTGGTCGACGTCGGCGCGGTGAGCGACGAAGCGGCCAAGGCCGGCAAATTGCACAATTGCGATGGCTGCGAAGCGAAGATCGCCGCTGCCCTCAACGCGGATCAGTCCATGATCGGGATCGTCACGCGCATCAGCCGAACGGATTACGCGGTAACCTACAAGATTCGCGACGCCCAATCCGGGGCGCTGGTCGACGTCGAGCAGACCGACCTGCGTGCGGGCGCCAATTCGGCCTGGAGCCGCGGCGCGCGC
This genomic window contains:
- a CDS encoding DUF3280 domain-containing protein; protein product: MRGITFVLAPAMIVAGLTAANAAEPAAPQPIKLAVFPFELEDFSAAAAYTPPDDIDREQLRLSTEEARRLIGQSGRYQLVDVGAVSDEAAKAGKLHNCDGCEAKIAAALNADQSMIGIVTRISRTDYAVTYKIRDAQSGALVDVEQTDLRAGANSAWSRGARWLIQRRLLEKEN
- a CDS encoding sensor histidine kinase, producing MQQAPEFVAGPARAIDLKLRLTLRVAALAAVCLLAVAAYALVDSDRAARAKASRIAEIVAKDISLQQAQAQWYSLSANATPDLQRVAAPLMEPGLCIAYRNKVGDFRQGICNGALADETVAPESFTALYRAIFHPGQPVSMPLLVEGNASGVAVATFDPATQIGQSWRETSRLLSIMAFALVGLCLAVYAALARALRPTRVIRAGLTQLAANDLSARLPSFDLAELSAISDVFNALAQKLQAALAERNALTRKLIAVQDEERRHLARELHDEFGQSLTAIAAQAAAAAHTAERECPPLLEECRGISRTTAGMMETLRGALVRLRPPEIEELGLTLSLESLVASWNGFEKGRTRFDIAIIGKADDLPPSVCASLYRIAQEAITNAAKHARARCVRLRLEAGHAEIILSVEDDGEAVNGNLAPKAGMGLLGMQERVVSLGGTLRFERRPAGGARLVATIPNVGSEA